A genomic segment from Sciurus carolinensis chromosome 1, mSciCar1.2, whole genome shotgun sequence encodes:
- the Tnfrsf4 gene encoding tumor necrosis factor receptor superfamily member 4 isoform X1 has translation MRTCVGAWEPATLLLLGLVLGARAVLNCVGNTYPNGHRCCQECQPEDLAWPKKGGTGLCSPEERPAACPQAGLGQPANVPSSAAGSGMVSRCEGPRDTVCLPCGPDSYNEAVNYEACKPCTQCNQTWAGPASSTAPPAPPGSGSELKKKCTPTQDTVCSCRPGTQPLGGFKHGVGSPRRAGPGIPPPGVTSRVGLPVSSLVRASEQNAAGVFQRPSTRPLAPWGERQPHRPQLQVPPGSGLTCVVFAADCAPCPPGYFSPGDNKACRPWTNCTSTGRRTLQPGSRSSDTLCENRTSPGTLPWETQGPTARPTTAPATVALPGTSLGPSTPPSEAPRGLPLAAVLGLGLSLLAPLAALLALHLHRRAWRPPGAPKPPASGPPFKRSKLMHTPPWPRFEQHLGGGLCGAVHPPVPSTPF, from the exons ATGAGGACGTGCGTGGGGGCTTGGGAGCCCGCCACCCTTCTGCTCCTGGGGCTTGTGCTTGGAGCCAGGGCTGTGCTGAACTGTGTCGGAAACACCTATCCCAACGGCCACAGGTGCTGCCAAGAGTGCCAGCCAG AGGACCTGGCCTGGCCTAAAAAGGGAGGTACGGGTCTGTGCAGCCCAGAGGAGCGGCCGGCTGCGTGCCCACAGGCCGGCCTGGGTCAGCCTGCCAATGTGCCGAGCTCTGCTGCAGGCAGTGGGATGGTGAGCCGCTGTGAAGGACCCAGGGACACCGTGTGCCTCCCCTGCGGCCCCGACTCCTACAACGAGGCGGTCAACTACGAGGCCTGCAAGCCCTGCACACAGTGCAACCAGA CCTgggcaggcccagcctcctccacaGCCCCACCTGCACCCCCAGGAAGTGGGAGTGAGCTCAAGAAGAAGTGCACGCCCACGCAGGACACCGTCTGCAGCTGCAGGCCGGGCACTCAGCCCCTGGGTGGCTTTAAGCATGGAGTCG GGTCTCCCCGTCGGGCTGGACCAGGAATCCCTCCCCCAGGAGTCACATCAAGAGTGGGGCTCCCTGTCAGCTCCCTGGTCAGGGCCAGCGAGCAGAATGCAGCAGGGGTCTTCCAGAGGCCTTCCACCCGCCCGCTTGCCCCGTGGGGTGAGCGCCAGCCCCACAGGCCCCAACTCCAGGTGCCTCCTGGGTCAGGGCTCACCTGCGTAGTCTTTGCTGCAGACTGTGCCCCCTGCCCTCCTGGCTACTTCTCCCCAGGCGACAACAAGGCCTGCAGGCCCTGGACCAA CTGCACCTCGACTGGGAGGCGCACCCTACAGCCAGGCAGCAGGAGCTCAGACACCCTCTGCGAGAACAGGACTTCCCCCGGAACACTGCCCTGGGAGACCCAGGGCCCCACAGCCAGGCCCACCACTGCCCCGGCCACTGTAGCCCTGCCCGGGACTTCTCTAGGGCCCTCCACACCCCCCTCAGAGGCCCCCAGGG GTCTCCCGCTGGCTGCTGTCCTGGGCCTGGGCTTAAGCCTCCTGGCCCCTCTGGCTGCCCTACTGGCCCTGCACCTGCACAGAAGGGCCTGGAGGCCACCCGGTGCCCCCAAGCCTCCCG CTTCCGGACCCCCATTCAAGAGGAGCAAGCTGATGCACACTCCACCCTGGCCAAGATTTGAGCAGCATCTTGGGGGTGGGCTTTGTGGGGCAGTCCACCCACCAGTACCCTCCACACCGTTCTAG
- the Tnfrsf4 gene encoding tumor necrosis factor receptor superfamily member 4 isoform X7 — protein MRTCVGAWEPATLLLLGLVLGARAVLNCVGNTYPNGHRCCQECQPGSGMVSRCEGPRDTVCLPCGPDSYNEAVNYEACKPCTQCNQRSGSELKKKCTPTQDTVCSCRPGTQPLGGFKHGVGSPRRAGPGIPPPGVTSRVGLPVSSLVRASEQNAAGVFQRPSTRPLAPWGERQPHRPQLQVPPGSGLTCVVFAADCAPCPPGYFSPGDNKACRPWTNCTSTGRRTLQPGSRSSDTLCENRTSPGTLPWETQGPTARPTTAPATVALPGTSLGPSTPPSEAPRGLPLAAVLGLGLSLLAPLAALLALHLHRRAWRPPGAPKPPASGPPFKRSKLMHTPPWPRFEQHLGGGLCGAVHPPVPSTPF, from the exons ATGAGGACGTGCGTGGGGGCTTGGGAGCCCGCCACCCTTCTGCTCCTGGGGCTTGTGCTTGGAGCCAGGGCTGTGCTGAACTGTGTCGGAAACACCTATCCCAACGGCCACAGGTGCTGCCAAGAGTGCCAGCCAG GCAGTGGGATGGTGAGCCGCTGTGAAGGACCCAGGGACACCGTGTGCCTCCCCTGCGGCCCCGACTCCTACAACGAGGCGGTCAACTACGAGGCCTGCAAGCCCTGCACACAGTGCAACCAGA GAAGTGGGAGTGAGCTCAAGAAGAAGTGCACGCCCACGCAGGACACCGTCTGCAGCTGCAGGCCGGGCACTCAGCCCCTGGGTGGCTTTAAGCATGGAGTCG GGTCTCCCCGTCGGGCTGGACCAGGAATCCCTCCCCCAGGAGTCACATCAAGAGTGGGGCTCCCTGTCAGCTCCCTGGTCAGGGCCAGCGAGCAGAATGCAGCAGGGGTCTTCCAGAGGCCTTCCACCCGCCCGCTTGCCCCGTGGGGTGAGCGCCAGCCCCACAGGCCCCAACTCCAGGTGCCTCCTGGGTCAGGGCTCACCTGCGTAGTCTTTGCTGCAGACTGTGCCCCCTGCCCTCCTGGCTACTTCTCCCCAGGCGACAACAAGGCCTGCAGGCCCTGGACCAA CTGCACCTCGACTGGGAGGCGCACCCTACAGCCAGGCAGCAGGAGCTCAGACACCCTCTGCGAGAACAGGACTTCCCCCGGAACACTGCCCTGGGAGACCCAGGGCCCCACAGCCAGGCCCACCACTGCCCCGGCCACTGTAGCCCTGCCCGGGACTTCTCTAGGGCCCTCCACACCCCCCTCAGAGGCCCCCAGGG GTCTCCCGCTGGCTGCTGTCCTGGGCCTGGGCTTAAGCCTCCTGGCCCCTCTGGCTGCCCTACTGGCCCTGCACCTGCACAGAAGGGCCTGGAGGCCACCCGGTGCCCCCAAGCCTCCCG CTTCCGGACCCCCATTCAAGAGGAGCAAGCTGATGCACACTCCACCCTGGCCAAGATTTGAGCAGCATCTTGGGGGTGGGCTTTGTGGGGCAGTCCACCCACCAGTACCCTCCACACCGTTCTAG
- the Tnfrsf4 gene encoding tumor necrosis factor receptor superfamily member 4 isoform X4, which translates to MRTCVGAWEPATLLLLGLVLGARAVLNCVGNTYPNGHRCCQECQPEDLAWPKKGGTGLCSPEERPAACPQAGLGQPANVPSSAAGSGMVSRCEGPRDTVCLPCGPDSYNEAVNYEACKPCTQCNQRSGSELKKKCTPTQDTVCSCRPGTQPLGGFKHGVGSPRRAGPGIPPPGVTSRVGLPVSSLVRASEQNAAGVFQRPSTRPLAPWGERQPHRPQLQVPPGSGLTCVVFAADCAPCPPGYFSPGDNKACRPWTNCTSTGRRTLQPGSRSSDTLCENRTSPGTLPWETQGPTARPTTAPATVALPGTSLGPSTPPSEAPRGLPLAAVLGLGLSLLAPLAALLALHLHRRAWRPPGAPKPPASGPPFKRSKLMHTPPWPRFEQHLGGGLCGAVHPPVPSTPF; encoded by the exons ATGAGGACGTGCGTGGGGGCTTGGGAGCCCGCCACCCTTCTGCTCCTGGGGCTTGTGCTTGGAGCCAGGGCTGTGCTGAACTGTGTCGGAAACACCTATCCCAACGGCCACAGGTGCTGCCAAGAGTGCCAGCCAG AGGACCTGGCCTGGCCTAAAAAGGGAGGTACGGGTCTGTGCAGCCCAGAGGAGCGGCCGGCTGCGTGCCCACAGGCCGGCCTGGGTCAGCCTGCCAATGTGCCGAGCTCTGCTGCAGGCAGTGGGATGGTGAGCCGCTGTGAAGGACCCAGGGACACCGTGTGCCTCCCCTGCGGCCCCGACTCCTACAACGAGGCGGTCAACTACGAGGCCTGCAAGCCCTGCACACAGTGCAACCAGA GAAGTGGGAGTGAGCTCAAGAAGAAGTGCACGCCCACGCAGGACACCGTCTGCAGCTGCAGGCCGGGCACTCAGCCCCTGGGTGGCTTTAAGCATGGAGTCG GGTCTCCCCGTCGGGCTGGACCAGGAATCCCTCCCCCAGGAGTCACATCAAGAGTGGGGCTCCCTGTCAGCTCCCTGGTCAGGGCCAGCGAGCAGAATGCAGCAGGGGTCTTCCAGAGGCCTTCCACCCGCCCGCTTGCCCCGTGGGGTGAGCGCCAGCCCCACAGGCCCCAACTCCAGGTGCCTCCTGGGTCAGGGCTCACCTGCGTAGTCTTTGCTGCAGACTGTGCCCCCTGCCCTCCTGGCTACTTCTCCCCAGGCGACAACAAGGCCTGCAGGCCCTGGACCAA CTGCACCTCGACTGGGAGGCGCACCCTACAGCCAGGCAGCAGGAGCTCAGACACCCTCTGCGAGAACAGGACTTCCCCCGGAACACTGCCCTGGGAGACCCAGGGCCCCACAGCCAGGCCCACCACTGCCCCGGCCACTGTAGCCCTGCCCGGGACTTCTCTAGGGCCCTCCACACCCCCCTCAGAGGCCCCCAGGG GTCTCCCGCTGGCTGCTGTCCTGGGCCTGGGCTTAAGCCTCCTGGCCCCTCTGGCTGCCCTACTGGCCCTGCACCTGCACAGAAGGGCCTGGAGGCCACCCGGTGCCCCCAAGCCTCCCG CTTCCGGACCCCCATTCAAGAGGAGCAAGCTGATGCACACTCCACCCTGGCCAAGATTTGAGCAGCATCTTGGGGGTGGGCTTTGTGGGGCAGTCCACCCACCAGTACCCTCCACACCGTTCTAG
- the Tnfrsf4 gene encoding tumor necrosis factor receptor superfamily member 4 isoform X5, translating to MRTCVGAWEPATLLLLGLVLGARAVLNCVGNTYPNGHRCCQECQPEDLAWPKKGGTGLCSPEERPAACPQAGLGQPANVPSSAAGSGMVSRCEGPRDTVCLPCGPDSYNEAVNYEACKPCTQCNQTWAGPASSTAPPAPPGSGSELKKKCTPTQDTVCSCRPGTQPLGGFKHGVGSPRRAGPGIPPPGVTSRVGLPVSSLVRASEQNAAGVFQRPSTRPLAPWGERQPHRPQLQVPPGSGLTCVVFAADCAPCPPGYFSPGDNKACRPWTNCTSTGRRTLQPGSRSSDTLCENRTSPGTLPWETQGPTARPTTAPATVALPGTSLGPSTPPSEAPRGLPLAAVLGLGLSLLAPLAALLALHLHRRAWRPPGAPKPPGGNSFRTPIQEEQADAHSTLAKI from the exons ATGAGGACGTGCGTGGGGGCTTGGGAGCCCGCCACCCTTCTGCTCCTGGGGCTTGTGCTTGGAGCCAGGGCTGTGCTGAACTGTGTCGGAAACACCTATCCCAACGGCCACAGGTGCTGCCAAGAGTGCCAGCCAG AGGACCTGGCCTGGCCTAAAAAGGGAGGTACGGGTCTGTGCAGCCCAGAGGAGCGGCCGGCTGCGTGCCCACAGGCCGGCCTGGGTCAGCCTGCCAATGTGCCGAGCTCTGCTGCAGGCAGTGGGATGGTGAGCCGCTGTGAAGGACCCAGGGACACCGTGTGCCTCCCCTGCGGCCCCGACTCCTACAACGAGGCGGTCAACTACGAGGCCTGCAAGCCCTGCACACAGTGCAACCAGA CCTgggcaggcccagcctcctccacaGCCCCACCTGCACCCCCAGGAAGTGGGAGTGAGCTCAAGAAGAAGTGCACGCCCACGCAGGACACCGTCTGCAGCTGCAGGCCGGGCACTCAGCCCCTGGGTGGCTTTAAGCATGGAGTCG GGTCTCCCCGTCGGGCTGGACCAGGAATCCCTCCCCCAGGAGTCACATCAAGAGTGGGGCTCCCTGTCAGCTCCCTGGTCAGGGCCAGCGAGCAGAATGCAGCAGGGGTCTTCCAGAGGCCTTCCACCCGCCCGCTTGCCCCGTGGGGTGAGCGCCAGCCCCACAGGCCCCAACTCCAGGTGCCTCCTGGGTCAGGGCTCACCTGCGTAGTCTTTGCTGCAGACTGTGCCCCCTGCCCTCCTGGCTACTTCTCCCCAGGCGACAACAAGGCCTGCAGGCCCTGGACCAA CTGCACCTCGACTGGGAGGCGCACCCTACAGCCAGGCAGCAGGAGCTCAGACACCCTCTGCGAGAACAGGACTTCCCCCGGAACACTGCCCTGGGAGACCCAGGGCCCCACAGCCAGGCCCACCACTGCCCCGGCCACTGTAGCCCTGCCCGGGACTTCTCTAGGGCCCTCCACACCCCCCTCAGAGGCCCCCAGGG GTCTCCCGCTGGCTGCTGTCCTGGGCCTGGGCTTAAGCCTCCTGGCCCCTCTGGCTGCCCTACTGGCCCTGCACCTGCACAGAAGGGCCTGGAGGCCACCCGGTGCCCCCAAGCCTCCCG GGGGAAACAGCTTCCGGACCCCCATTCAAGAGGAGCAAGCTGATGCACACTCCACCCTGGCCAAGATTTGA
- the Tnfrsf4 gene encoding tumor necrosis factor receptor superfamily member 4 isoform X14 codes for MRTCVGAWEPATLLLLGLVLGARAVLNCVGNTYPNGHRCCQECQPEDLAWPKKGGTGLCSPEERPAACPQAGLGQPANVPSSAAGSGMVSRCEGPRDTVCLPCGPDSYNEAVNYEACKPCTQCNQRSGSELKKKCTPTQDTVCSCRPGTQPLGGFKHGVDCAPCPPGYFSPGDNKACRPWTNCTSTGRRTLQPGSRSSDTLCENRTSPGTLPWETQGPTARPTTAPATVALPGTSLGPSTPPSEAPRGLPLAAVLGLGLSLLAPLAALLALHLHRRAWRPPGAPKPPASGPPFKRSKLMHTPPWPRFEQHLGGGLCGAVHPPVPSTPF; via the exons ATGAGGACGTGCGTGGGGGCTTGGGAGCCCGCCACCCTTCTGCTCCTGGGGCTTGTGCTTGGAGCCAGGGCTGTGCTGAACTGTGTCGGAAACACCTATCCCAACGGCCACAGGTGCTGCCAAGAGTGCCAGCCAG AGGACCTGGCCTGGCCTAAAAAGGGAGGTACGGGTCTGTGCAGCCCAGAGGAGCGGCCGGCTGCGTGCCCACAGGCCGGCCTGGGTCAGCCTGCCAATGTGCCGAGCTCTGCTGCAGGCAGTGGGATGGTGAGCCGCTGTGAAGGACCCAGGGACACCGTGTGCCTCCCCTGCGGCCCCGACTCCTACAACGAGGCGGTCAACTACGAGGCCTGCAAGCCCTGCACACAGTGCAACCAGA GAAGTGGGAGTGAGCTCAAGAAGAAGTGCACGCCCACGCAGGACACCGTCTGCAGCTGCAGGCCGGGCACTCAGCCCCTGGGTGGCTTTAAGCATGGAGTCG ACTGTGCCCCCTGCCCTCCTGGCTACTTCTCCCCAGGCGACAACAAGGCCTGCAGGCCCTGGACCAA CTGCACCTCGACTGGGAGGCGCACCCTACAGCCAGGCAGCAGGAGCTCAGACACCCTCTGCGAGAACAGGACTTCCCCCGGAACACTGCCCTGGGAGACCCAGGGCCCCACAGCCAGGCCCACCACTGCCCCGGCCACTGTAGCCCTGCCCGGGACTTCTCTAGGGCCCTCCACACCCCCCTCAGAGGCCCCCAGGG GTCTCCCGCTGGCTGCTGTCCTGGGCCTGGGCTTAAGCCTCCTGGCCCCTCTGGCTGCCCTACTGGCCCTGCACCTGCACAGAAGGGCCTGGAGGCCACCCGGTGCCCCCAAGCCTCCCG CTTCCGGACCCCCATTCAAGAGGAGCAAGCTGATGCACACTCCACCCTGGCCAAGATTTGAGCAGCATCTTGGGGGTGGGCTTTGTGGGGCAGTCCACCCACCAGTACCCTCCACACCGTTCTAG
- the Tnfrsf4 gene encoding tumor necrosis factor receptor superfamily member 4 isoform X15, which yields MRTCVGAWEPATLLLLGLVLGARAVLNCVGNTYPNGHRCCQECQPGSGMVSRCEGPRDTVCLPCGPDSYNEAVNYEACKPCTQCNQRSGSELKKKCTPTQDTVCSCRPGTQPLGGFKHGVDCAPCPPGYFSPGDNKACRPWTNCTSTGRRTLQPGSRSSDTLCENRTSPGTLPWETQGPTARPTTAPATVALPGTSLGPSTPPSEAPRGLPLAAVLGLGLSLLAPLAALLALHLHRRAWRPPGAPKPPASGPPFKRSKLMHTPPWPRFEQHLGGGLCGAVHPPVPSTPF from the exons ATGAGGACGTGCGTGGGGGCTTGGGAGCCCGCCACCCTTCTGCTCCTGGGGCTTGTGCTTGGAGCCAGGGCTGTGCTGAACTGTGTCGGAAACACCTATCCCAACGGCCACAGGTGCTGCCAAGAGTGCCAGCCAG GCAGTGGGATGGTGAGCCGCTGTGAAGGACCCAGGGACACCGTGTGCCTCCCCTGCGGCCCCGACTCCTACAACGAGGCGGTCAACTACGAGGCCTGCAAGCCCTGCACACAGTGCAACCAGA GAAGTGGGAGTGAGCTCAAGAAGAAGTGCACGCCCACGCAGGACACCGTCTGCAGCTGCAGGCCGGGCACTCAGCCCCTGGGTGGCTTTAAGCATGGAGTCG ACTGTGCCCCCTGCCCTCCTGGCTACTTCTCCCCAGGCGACAACAAGGCCTGCAGGCCCTGGACCAA CTGCACCTCGACTGGGAGGCGCACCCTACAGCCAGGCAGCAGGAGCTCAGACACCCTCTGCGAGAACAGGACTTCCCCCGGAACACTGCCCTGGGAGACCCAGGGCCCCACAGCCAGGCCCACCACTGCCCCGGCCACTGTAGCCCTGCCCGGGACTTCTCTAGGGCCCTCCACACCCCCCTCAGAGGCCCCCAGGG GTCTCCCGCTGGCTGCTGTCCTGGGCCTGGGCTTAAGCCTCCTGGCCCCTCTGGCTGCCCTACTGGCCCTGCACCTGCACAGAAGGGCCTGGAGGCCACCCGGTGCCCCCAAGCCTCCCG CTTCCGGACCCCCATTCAAGAGGAGCAAGCTGATGCACACTCCACCCTGGCCAAGATTTGAGCAGCATCTTGGGGGTGGGCTTTGTGGGGCAGTCCACCCACCAGTACCCTCCACACCGTTCTAG
- the Tnfrsf4 gene encoding tumor necrosis factor receptor superfamily member 4 isoform X6, which translates to MRTCVGAWEPATLLLLGLVLGARAVLNCVGNTYPNGHRCCQECQPGSGMVSRCEGPRDTVCLPCGPDSYNEAVNYEACKPCTQCNQTWAGPASSTAPPAPPGSGSELKKKCTPTQDTVCSCRPGTQPLGGFKHGVGSPRRAGPGIPPPGVTSRVGLPVSSLVRASEQNAAGVFQRPSTRPLAPWGERQPHRPQLQVPPGSGLTCVVFAADCAPCPPGYFSPGDNKACRPWTNCTSTGRRTLQPGSRSSDTLCENRTSPGTLPWETQGPTARPTTAPATVALPGTSLGPSTPPSEAPRGLPLAAVLGLGLSLLAPLAALLALHLHRRAWRPPGAPKPPASGPPFKRSKLMHTPPWPRFEQHLGGGLCGAVHPPVPSTPF; encoded by the exons ATGAGGACGTGCGTGGGGGCTTGGGAGCCCGCCACCCTTCTGCTCCTGGGGCTTGTGCTTGGAGCCAGGGCTGTGCTGAACTGTGTCGGAAACACCTATCCCAACGGCCACAGGTGCTGCCAAGAGTGCCAGCCAG GCAGTGGGATGGTGAGCCGCTGTGAAGGACCCAGGGACACCGTGTGCCTCCCCTGCGGCCCCGACTCCTACAACGAGGCGGTCAACTACGAGGCCTGCAAGCCCTGCACACAGTGCAACCAGA CCTgggcaggcccagcctcctccacaGCCCCACCTGCACCCCCAGGAAGTGGGAGTGAGCTCAAGAAGAAGTGCACGCCCACGCAGGACACCGTCTGCAGCTGCAGGCCGGGCACTCAGCCCCTGGGTGGCTTTAAGCATGGAGTCG GGTCTCCCCGTCGGGCTGGACCAGGAATCCCTCCCCCAGGAGTCACATCAAGAGTGGGGCTCCCTGTCAGCTCCCTGGTCAGGGCCAGCGAGCAGAATGCAGCAGGGGTCTTCCAGAGGCCTTCCACCCGCCCGCTTGCCCCGTGGGGTGAGCGCCAGCCCCACAGGCCCCAACTCCAGGTGCCTCCTGGGTCAGGGCTCACCTGCGTAGTCTTTGCTGCAGACTGTGCCCCCTGCCCTCCTGGCTACTTCTCCCCAGGCGACAACAAGGCCTGCAGGCCCTGGACCAA CTGCACCTCGACTGGGAGGCGCACCCTACAGCCAGGCAGCAGGAGCTCAGACACCCTCTGCGAGAACAGGACTTCCCCCGGAACACTGCCCTGGGAGACCCAGGGCCCCACAGCCAGGCCCACCACTGCCCCGGCCACTGTAGCCCTGCCCGGGACTTCTCTAGGGCCCTCCACACCCCCCTCAGAGGCCCCCAGGG GTCTCCCGCTGGCTGCTGTCCTGGGCCTGGGCTTAAGCCTCCTGGCCCCTCTGGCTGCCCTACTGGCCCTGCACCTGCACAGAAGGGCCTGGAGGCCACCCGGTGCCCCCAAGCCTCCCG CTTCCGGACCCCCATTCAAGAGGAGCAAGCTGATGCACACTCCACCCTGGCCAAGATTTGAGCAGCATCTTGGGGGTGGGCTTTGTGGGGCAGTCCACCCACCAGTACCCTCCACACCGTTCTAG
- the Tnfrsf4 gene encoding tumor necrosis factor receptor superfamily member 4 isoform X12 yields MRTCVGAWEPATLLLLGLVLGARAVLNCVGNTYPNGHRCCQECQPEDLAWPKKGGTGLCSPEERPAACPQAGLGQPANVPSSAAGSGMVSRCEGPRDTVCLPCGPDSYNEAVNYEACKPCTQCNQTWAGPASSTAPPAPPGSGSELKKKCTPTQDTVCSCRPGTQPLGGFKHGVGDNKACRPWTNCTSTGRRTLQPGSRSSDTLCENRTSPGTLPWETQGPTARPTTAPATVALPGTSLGPSTPPSEAPRGLPLAAVLGLGLSLLAPLAALLALHLHRRAWRPPGAPKPPASGPPFKRSKLMHTPPWPRFEQHLGGGLCGAVHPPVPSTPF; encoded by the exons ATGAGGACGTGCGTGGGGGCTTGGGAGCCCGCCACCCTTCTGCTCCTGGGGCTTGTGCTTGGAGCCAGGGCTGTGCTGAACTGTGTCGGAAACACCTATCCCAACGGCCACAGGTGCTGCCAAGAGTGCCAGCCAG AGGACCTGGCCTGGCCTAAAAAGGGAGGTACGGGTCTGTGCAGCCCAGAGGAGCGGCCGGCTGCGTGCCCACAGGCCGGCCTGGGTCAGCCTGCCAATGTGCCGAGCTCTGCTGCAGGCAGTGGGATGGTGAGCCGCTGTGAAGGACCCAGGGACACCGTGTGCCTCCCCTGCGGCCCCGACTCCTACAACGAGGCGGTCAACTACGAGGCCTGCAAGCCCTGCACACAGTGCAACCAGA CCTgggcaggcccagcctcctccacaGCCCCACCTGCACCCCCAGGAAGTGGGAGTGAGCTCAAGAAGAAGTGCACGCCCACGCAGGACACCGTCTGCAGCTGCAGGCCGGGCACTCAGCCCCTGGGTGGCTTTAAGCATGGAGTCG GCGACAACAAGGCCTGCAGGCCCTGGACCAA CTGCACCTCGACTGGGAGGCGCACCCTACAGCCAGGCAGCAGGAGCTCAGACACCCTCTGCGAGAACAGGACTTCCCCCGGAACACTGCCCTGGGAGACCCAGGGCCCCACAGCCAGGCCCACCACTGCCCCGGCCACTGTAGCCCTGCCCGGGACTTCTCTAGGGCCCTCCACACCCCCCTCAGAGGCCCCCAGGG GTCTCCCGCTGGCTGCTGTCCTGGGCCTGGGCTTAAGCCTCCTGGCCCCTCTGGCTGCCCTACTGGCCCTGCACCTGCACAGAAGGGCCTGGAGGCCACCCGGTGCCCCCAAGCCTCCCG CTTCCGGACCCCCATTCAAGAGGAGCAAGCTGATGCACACTCCACCCTGGCCAAGATTTGAGCAGCATCTTGGGGGTGGGCTTTGTGGGGCAGTCCACCCACCAGTACCCTCCACACCGTTCTAG
- the Tnfrsf4 gene encoding tumor necrosis factor receptor superfamily member 4 isoform X17, producing the protein MGLGKGREEPCPISQSRSPGSPRRAGPGIPPPGVTSRVGLPVSSLVRASEQNAAGVFQRPSTRPLAPWGERQPHRPQLQVPPGSGLTCVVFAADCAPCPPGYFSPGDNKACRPWTNCTSTGRRTLQPGSRSSDTLCENRTSPGTLPWETQGPTARPTTAPATVALPGTSLGPSTPPSEAPRGLPLAAVLGLGLSLLAPLAALLALHLHRRAWRPPGAPKPPASGPPFKRSKLMHTPPWPRFEQHLGGGLCGAVHPPVPSTPF; encoded by the exons ATGGGCCTTGGTAAGGGTCGGGAGGAGCCATGTCCCATATCACAGAGTCGCTCCCCAGGGTCTCCCCGTCGGGCTGGACCAGGAATCCCTCCCCCAGGAGTCACATCAAGAGTGGGGCTCCCTGTCAGCTCCCTGGTCAGGGCCAGCGAGCAGAATGCAGCAGGGGTCTTCCAGAGGCCTTCCACCCGCCCGCTTGCCCCGTGGGGTGAGCGCCAGCCCCACAGGCCCCAACTCCAGGTGCCTCCTGGGTCAGGGCTCACCTGCGTAGTCTTTGCTGCAGACTGTGCCCCCTGCCCTCCTGGCTACTTCTCCCCAGGCGACAACAAGGCCTGCAGGCCCTGGACCAA CTGCACCTCGACTGGGAGGCGCACCCTACAGCCAGGCAGCAGGAGCTCAGACACCCTCTGCGAGAACAGGACTTCCCCCGGAACACTGCCCTGGGAGACCCAGGGCCCCACAGCCAGGCCCACCACTGCCCCGGCCACTGTAGCCCTGCCCGGGACTTCTCTAGGGCCCTCCACACCCCCCTCAGAGGCCCCCAGGG GTCTCCCGCTGGCTGCTGTCCTGGGCCTGGGCTTAAGCCTCCTGGCCCCTCTGGCTGCCCTACTGGCCCTGCACCTGCACAGAAGGGCCTGGAGGCCACCCGGTGCCCCCAAGCCTCCCG CTTCCGGACCCCCATTCAAGAGGAGCAAGCTGATGCACACTCCACCCTGGCCAAGATTTGAGCAGCATCTTGGGGGTGGGCTTTGTGGGGCAGTCCACCCACCAGTACCCTCCACACCGTTCTAG